From one Rosa rugosa chromosome 4, drRosRugo1.1, whole genome shotgun sequence genomic stretch:
- the LOC133742834 gene encoding zinc finger CCCH domain-containing protein 17: MVVGAQPKPQPQSQPQPQQLQQQQQQPQPEASAEEEALKRNTDCVYFLASPVSCKKGSECEYRHSEHALYNPRDCWFWLNGNCLNLKCSFRHPPLDGLLGSPAASSAGPSLPLSHTATTPATNATFNSSKQAVPCIFFQRGFCSKADKCPFSHGPNPITSSKVPQTPAATHGTEPSSLKKIFGGIQKCTQEMKIPQVSASKIVGVPPQSKPAPKVETAPPRNGVGIERNVLVTRDFDDEALRYKARSVLPAMNGDSTGQANHFLQAHVSENHGFQNGKDVDEHLRESSPGFDVLVDDELGDSDYYHGEEQFGIKRGHDGRNLNSVNEYDLDCPTDYNSIADGDRERFRDPRGYDPYDQMQGRYAWDQHRASSERLLAGSAHSERRGYRKSDSPDHIGGSDLRHRLSKHRRGNGLRSIISNDYDGHVEERKSRPRRDSQQLPSHEGSLSSRLRGRIKLPGGSSPVNSSDLRQEREADRGRSRDRSRDGLSPRRPQIMSHQGRLRDRIQGRVQVDYNNEVRNFGVPRMRREIVDERSTEFSHPKRLSELKGGVDAEIREHSYLGKPNNVKMDNNQQSEGDLSFEGPKPLSEILKRKREAEAAAASGSRKRSSVNKQRNNEKEGPVRNPGGSETGAITMMHNSQSPVAKEETKSATTDAVGTENEKIDVAPGQSSEGHNDGELETEDGLIYDEALEDHELEGEDQREGEYDYEQGEDGEYTYEEGENADGEEEYLEEEDGDDFAKKIGVMFS, from the exons ATGGTAGTCGGCGCACAACCAAAGCCGCAACCGCAATCACAACCCCAACCCCAACagctgcagcagcagcagcagcaacccCAACCAGAGGCTTCGGCTGAAGAGGAGGCCTTGAAGAGGAACACCGATTGTGTCTACTTCCTCGCCTCGCCCGTCTCCTGCAAAAAG GGAAGTGAATGTGAATATCGCCACAGTGAACATGCTTTGTACAATCCTAGGGATTGCTGGTTCTGGTTGAATGGGAATTGCTTAAATTTAAAATGCTCGTTTCGGCATCCA CCTCTTGATGGTTTGTTAGGGAGCCCAGCTGCAAGTTCAGCTGGACCTTCTTTGCCTCTATCACATACTGCGACAACGCCTGCAACCAATGCTACTTTCAACTCAAGTAAACAAGCAGTCCCCTGTATCTTCTTTCAAAGGGGATTTTGTTCAAAAGCTGATAAATGCCCCTTCTCACATGGACCAAATCCTATTACTAGTAGTAAAGTTCCACAGACCCCAGCAGCTACCCATGGTACAGAACCTTCAAGTCTTAAGAAGATTTTTGGTGGCATTCAGAAGTGCACTCAAGAGATGAAGATTCCTCAGGTAAGTGCCTCAAAGATTGTTGGAGTGCCTCCTCAATCCAAACCTGCTCCAAAGGTTGAAACTGCACCACCAAGAAATGGAGTTGGCATTGAGAGGAATGTACTAGTAACTAGAGACTTTGACGATGAGGCTCTTAGATACAAGGCAAGAAGTGTTTTGCCTGCTATGAATGGAGACTCTACAGGTCAGGCCAATCATTTTCTTCAGGCTCATGTATCAGAAAATCATGGTTTCCAAAATGGCAAGGATGTTGATGAGCATTTGAGGGAGTCTTCTCCTGGATTTGATGTTCTTGTAGATGATGAGCTTGGAGATTCTGATTACTACCATGGTGAAGAACAATTTGGAATAAAAAGAGGTCATGACGGAAGGAACTTGAATTCTGTGAATGAGTATGATTTGGACTGTCCTACTGATTACAATTCAATTGCTGATGGTGATCGAGAAAGGTTTCGTGACCCACGAGGTTATGACCCTTATGATCAGATGCAAGGGAGATATGCTTGGGACCAGCACAGGGCTTCATCTGAGAGACTTCTAGCGGGCTCTGCTCATTCAGAGAGGAGGGGTTATCGTAAATCTGATAGTCCAGATCACATTGGTGGGTCAGATCTGCGACATCGTTTGTCCAAACATAGGAGGGGAAATGGTCTGAGATCCATCATCAGCAATGACTACGATGGACATGTTGAGGAGCGAAAAAGCCGTCCTCGTAGGGATTCACAGCAATTGCCCTCACATGAGGGCTCCCTCAGCAGTCGTCTTCGTGGTAGAATAAAGCTTCCAGGTGGATCTTCTCCAGTCAATAGTAGTGACTTGCGCCAAGAGAGGGAAGCTGACAGAGGAAGGAGTCGTGACAGAAGTCGCGATGGATTGTCACCCAGAAGGCCTCAAATTATGTCCCACCAAGGAAGGCTTCGAGACAGAATACAAGGAAGGGTCCAAGTGGACTATAATAATGAGGTTAGAAATTTTGGGGTTCCTCGTATGAGGAGAGAGATAGTGGATGAAAGAAGCACAGAGTTTTCTCATCCAAAACGTCTCTCAGAGCTGAAAGGTGGGGTAGATGCAGAAATTAGGGAGCATTCTTACCTTGGAAAACCAAATAATGTGAAGATGGATAATAATCAGCAATCTGAAGGTGATCTCTCATTTGAAGGGCCAAAGCCTCTTAGCGAGATtctgaagaggaagagagaagctGAAGCAGCTGCAGCTTCTGGGAGCAGGAAAAGATCTTCTGTTAATAAACAACGCAACAATGAGAAAGAAGGCCCGGTGAGAAATCCAGGTGGCTCCGAGACAGGAGCTATTACAATGATGCATAACAGTCAGTCCCCTGTGGCCAAAGAAGAGACAAAGTCTGCAACCACTGATGCAGTTGgaactgaaaatgaaaaaattGATGTGGCTCCTGGCCAGTCTTCCGAAGGACATAATGATGGTGAGCTGGAGACTGAAGATGGTCTGATATATGATGAAGCACTTGAGGACCACGAGCTTGAGGGTGAAGATCAGAGGGAAGGGGAATATGATTATGAACAAGGAGAGGATGGTGAATATACTTATGAAGAAGGTGAAAATGCAGATGGTGAAGAGGAATACCTGGAGGAGGAAGACGGGGATGACTTTGCTAAGAAGATTGGTGTCATGTTCTCTTGA